In Mesorhizobium sp. J428, the genomic window CGGTTTCGACATCGTCCGCCGCATCCTCGCGGAGGCGGGTAAACACCTCAATCCGGGTGGTGGACTGCTCTGCGAGATCGGAACCGACCGCGATCTGCTCGAGGCCGAATATCCCGATACGCCCTTTCTCTGGCTCGACACCGAAGGCAGCGAGGGCGAAGTCTTCTGGCTGACGCGCGAGCAGCTGCCGGACTGACGGTCAGGCGCGGATGCGGCGGGCCCTGGTGGTGATCGCCTTGCACACCTGGTTCCGGCCCGCAGCCTTCGCCTGATAGACGGCGGCGTCAGCCTCTTCCATCAGCCTGGCAAATGATCTCGGCCTGTCCGGGCTGCGCACGCTGAAGCCGATGCTCGCGGTCACGACGCGCCTGATCCGCTTCGAACCGGACGCATGGACGTTTTCTATGTTGGTGCGCATCCGTTCCGCGACAGTTTCGGCGGTGTCCTGCGTGGTCTCGGTCAGCACCACGACGAATTCCTCGCCGCCCAAACGCGCGACGAGGTCAAGATGCGGCCGCACACTGGATCGCAGCGCCTCTGCGACCGCCACGAGGCAGACGTCGCCTTCAACATGGCCGAATGCGTCGTTGTAGGACTTGAAGTGGTCGATATCGACGACGAGCACGGCACAGGAGGCAGGCGCCGCACGTCCGAACGACATCAGCCGGCGGCGATTGGCGACCCCGGTGAGCGGATCGGTGGTGCTCAGCACCTCGAGCTCGCGGTTCGCGCTCTCCAGCGCCGCGCCGCGCTCCTCCAGGCGTTCGGCGAGGCGCTTGTTCTCGATCGACAGGCGCAGAGCCAGGACGAGCTTCCGTCCGAGATCGCGCCCTACCAGGGTAGCGAAAGGAGCGAGCAGGAAGAAGCCGATGGCGACGACCCAGCTGAATTCGAGCGAACTGAACAGTGCGCCGACCGCGTAGCACCAGAAGATCGGGAAATGGAACAGGTTGTAGGCCGTCTGGTGCACCACCGAGGGGATCGAGACGGTGACGGCGCAGAGGCCGATCGCGATCGTCACCAATG contains:
- a CDS encoding diguanylate cyclase — its product is MPTAALEPTRDDRSILSLQMDAIHSSSPASFLSVIGASLAVYVYWSADIAAGLLLWFACIFAIAATNVVTAAMRVRGMPESWTDRTWERFVCVMHLLSGLTWGIGGGWMLSIANEQQALVTIAIGLCAVTVSIPSVVHQTAYNLFHFPIFWCYAVGALFSSLEFSWVVAIGFFLLAPFATLVGRDLGRKLVLALRLSIENKRLAERLEERGAALESANRELEVLSTTDPLTGVANRRRLMSFGRAAPASCAVLVVDIDHFKSYNDAFGHVEGDVCLVAVAEALRSSVRPHLDLVARLGGEEFVVVLTETTQDTAETVAERMRTNIENVHASGSKRIRRVVTASIGFSVRSPDRPRSFARLMEEADAAVYQAKAAGRNQVCKAITTRARRIRA